The proteins below come from a single Microcoleus sp. FACHB-68 genomic window:
- a CDS encoding FAD-dependent oxidoreductase yields MVRDVRSYDIIGYGDEVPGVLALVAAAREYRRRTNRYPRVLLMSKGSLQEGIGGHLVRGGLAYLDRSQVSRDLQKSLGLDTFGSPSALYREFLQKSGVIAIGLDPRKANAALKEMLLQAGVDLLSKVEIQAVTKEGQKIASITTSRGVIYSAKQFIDATVNAELAQVAGVKKLKGFQTFGLPESELPVSLVFETQGLSVRRLKELEYTYLNRFTNRSDTQAQKYLLHAAGMNAKLAEQLRLEMIEPRGNLRTLWGGHDYIDVRSPALSVAYHSFRGTKLSFSDTGIILDEGNIAILPGERLSWNALLFAVTGSEAESLARSGGKPTPKMLEEMSFVATWLKSLGATSVTPASELYIRHAGNVTGVVEPLTGAKMLMGGVPESEALASFAYHFDVRGGIKGMGEKAKSQGWANSLIFKPPVFNIGIRHALIKNVPNLAVVSPGSGFEGFSSSAGRIVEFNAAVGQGVGIAAIQALLTGKNMADVSNREVRQVLAETGQLPRIYGRANPQDGFLLAQFESLVTGGAVVA; encoded by the coding sequence ATGGTCAGGGATGTACGGTCTTACGATATTATCGGTTATGGTGATGAAGTTCCAGGGGTTCTCGCTCTTGTCGCGGCTGCCAGGGAATACCGTCGCAGAACGAATCGCTATCCGCGAGTTCTGTTAATGTCAAAAGGCAGCTTACAAGAAGGAATTGGGGGCCATTTAGTCAGAGGCGGTCTTGCTTATTTAGATAGAAGTCAGGTGAGCCGAGATCTGCAAAAATCTTTAGGTCTAGATACCTTTGGTTCACCGTCGGCACTCTATAGAGAATTCTTGCAAAAATCAGGTGTAATAGCGATTGGGCTTGACCCCCGTAAAGCGAATGCAGCACTGAAAGAAATGCTGTTGCAAGCCGGAGTGGATCTGCTCAGTAAAGTAGAAATTCAGGCAGTCACTAAAGAAGGCCAAAAGATAGCAAGTATAACGACCTCTAGAGGAGTGATCTATTCCGCAAAACAATTCATTGATGCAACCGTTAATGCGGAATTAGCTCAAGTTGCCGGCGTAAAAAAACTGAAAGGATTTCAAACATTTGGGTTACCTGAATCTGAACTTCCAGTTAGCCTAGTTTTTGAAACGCAAGGACTTAGTGTTAGAAGGCTAAAAGAACTCGAGTATACCTATCTCAACCGCTTCACCAATCGTAGCGATACCCAGGCTCAAAAATATCTCCTACACGCTGCCGGCATGAATGCCAAGCTAGCAGAACAACTCAGGTTGGAAATGATCGAACCTAGGGGTAATCTTAGAACACTTTGGGGGGGTCATGATTATATCGATGTTCGTTCGCCGGCGCTCTCTGTAGCCTATCATTCATTCAGAGGAACGAAGTTATCTTTTAGTGACACAGGGATTATTTTAGACGAGGGAAATATAGCCATCCTTCCCGGTGAAAGACTGTCTTGGAATGCGCTTTTATTTGCCGTCACCGGCAGTGAAGCAGAAAGCTTAGCCAGAAGTGGCGGCAAACCTACGCCTAAAATGCTAGAAGAAATGTCTTTTGTCGCAACTTGGCTGAAGAGTTTGGGCGCGACTTCTGTTACTCCTGCATCAGAACTTTACATCAGACACGCTGGCAATGTCACAGGAGTTGTAGAACCCTTAACCGGCGCAAAAATGCTCATGGGTGGCGTTCCAGAAAGTGAAGCTTTGGCCTCCTTTGCTTATCACTTTGATGTGCGCGGCGGCATTAAAGGAATGGGTGAAAAAGCAAAATCTCAAGGATGGGCGAACAGCTTGATTTTTAAACCTCCCGTCTTTAATATTGGCATCCGACACGCATTAATTAAAAATGTTCCTAACCTTGCAGTTGTCAGTCCCGGTTCGGGGTTTGAAGGGTTTTCTTCTTCTGCCGGCAGAATAGTTGAATTTAATGCAGCCGTCGGTCAAGGAGTGGGAATTGCGGCAATTCAGGCCCTTCTCACGGGTAAAAATATGGCAGATGTCTCTAACCGAGAAGTCAGGCAAGTATTGGCTGAAACAGGTCAACTTCCTCGAATTTATGGCAGAGCAAATCCTCAGGATGGATTTTTATTAGCGCAATTTGAATCGCTAGTGACCGGCGGCGCTGTTGTTGCCTAA